The sequence TTTCACGCACTTCACCCAGATCACCCCCCGCGAGAAAGAGCGCATCGAGGACATCGTGAACACACGCATTCGGGAGAATGCACCTGTCTCCACGGAGGTGATGTCCATCGACAAGGCGCTCGAATCTGGCGCGACGGCGCTTTTTGGCGAGCGGTATGGCGAGGAGGTTCGGGTGGTGTCCGTCGGAGAGTTCAGCCAGGAGCTTTGCGGCGGAACGCATACCGGAGCGGCGGGCGATATTGGAATGTTCAGAATTCTCCACGAGGGAAGTATCTCCTCGGGTGTCCGGCGAATCGAGGCGGCAACAGGAGCGAACTCCCTTGCCCAGGCAAGGCTGGAGCAGAATACGCTGGCCGAAATTACGGAGATGACGAAATCTGCGCCGCTTGAGGAGGCTGATCGCGTCCGAAGGATTATCGAGCAAAATCGATCTTTGGAGCGGGAACTAAAGCAAATTCGGGACAAACAATCTCAGGCCGATGTGGGCGATCTTGCCAGCGACGCACAGGAGGTCAATGGCCTCAAGGTAATCGCTACCCGGCGTGATGGAATCGAGCCCGGCGGCCTAAGGAACTTGATAGACGCTGCGAAGAATAAACTTAAAAGCGGGGTGGCCGTCATTATCTCGGCGTCGGACGGCAAGGTGTCTATCGCAGTCGGTGTTACGAAAGATATCACCGACAAATGTCACGCGGGCAATCTCGTGAAGGAGCTGGCCGTCATAGTGGGCGGCAAGGGCGGCGGCAGGCCGGATTTCGCCCAGGCGGGCGGCAAGGAAGTAGGGAAGGTAGACGAGGCGCTGGCTGCCGTTCCAGGGATTATTGAAAAACTATCCTGATTTTTTTTAAACTCATTTCGAATTTATATATTATTTATTTTTTAAAAGGAGCCAACATATGCTTGGCGAATTAAGGAATTGACGGCTGCTGTAGATGACGGGCCGGAGGAGACAAGGGTTCAGAAGCGAAATCTTGTATCTCTTATCATAGCGCATATCGGAAATGATTCTTTTTTTGGTTTTTTGCCTCCTCTTCTTCCTTTGCTTGTTGTGAAAATGGACATGACCCTCAGCATGGCGGGTCTGCTTGCCAGTGCATTTGCTTTCACCGGGGCCGTTGGGCAGCCGCTGTTCGGCTATTTCGCCGATCGTTATAGAAAGAGTTGGCTCATCGCACTAGGGCCAATCGGCGGGGCTTTTATGACCTTGTTGATTTACATGCCCAATTACTGGTCGATACTTTTGCTATTTCTGTTTGCCGGTTCGGGGTCGGCCTGTTTTCATCCGGTGGCATCGGTTATCGCTGCGCAGATTTCTGGAAAACGAAAGGGGCTAGGGGTGTCGTTGTATGTTTCCGGCGGGCGCATTGGCATGGGCCTTGGAGCGGCTTTTTCGACATTTCTCGTCACGAACTGGGGGCTCGAGTCGATACCGATAGCCGGACTTATGGGATTGGCGCTCGGGTTGCCATATTTCTTCATTGCGCCAGAGATAACGAGTCCCTCCACCCGGGTCCCGATGAATTTCATGGACACGATGGGCTCGCTTGCCGGTTTGTATCGCCCGCTTATTGTCATGTGGCTTGTAAATGTCTGCCGGACGACGGTGACGATGCTGGTGGGAACCTATATGCCGCTTTACGTGGTGACGGCTGGGGGGAGCATCGGCGCTGGCGGGCGCTCGATTACGCTGTTTCTTTTTGCGGCGGCCATGGGTGGGATTTACGGGGGCCATCTCTCGGACCGCATTGGCAGGCGGACGGTCATGATTGTGGCAACTTTACTCGGAACGCCGGTCCTCGGGGTGACTTTCTTGATGCCCGCGCCGCTGGATACGATTTTCCTGATGCTCTCAGGGGCGATCCTTTACTCGTCCATGGGTGTGTCGGTGGCGTATGCCCAGGAGGTTGCGCCCGAGAACAGGGCGCTGGTTTCCTCCTTAATGCTCGGTGTCGTCTGGTTCGTGGGAAGCATGATTGCGATTGGGGTGGGGGCGCTGGGGGATATCTGGGGCATTCTCACCGTTTTGCCAATTACGATTGTCGTCTTCGGTGGGCTGGGGGCAGTGATATCATTTTGGCTACCGAAACTGGATAAAAATTAGCGGTTATATTTTGCCTTGCACATCGAGAAGGGTGGCGCGTGCCGAATTTCGAGAAGCTTCGGGTAGAAAACGATATCGCCGAGGAGATGGCCAACACGCTTGGGCGCGTAGGTCG comes from Nitrospinaceae bacterium and encodes:
- a CDS encoding MFS transporter, whose protein sequence is MTAAVDDGPEETRVQKRNLVSLIIAHIGNDSFFGFLPPLLPLLVVKMDMTLSMAGLLASAFAFTGAVGQPLFGYFADRYRKSWLIALGPIGGAFMTLLIYMPNYWSILLLFLFAGSGSACFHPVASVIAAQISGKRKGLGVSLYVSGGRIGMGLGAAFSTFLVTNWGLESIPIAGLMGLALGLPYFFIAPEITSPSTRVPMNFMDTMGSLAGLYRPLIVMWLVNVCRTTVTMLVGTYMPLYVVTAGGSIGAGGRSITLFLFAAAMGGIYGGHLSDRIGRRTVMIVATLLGTPVLGVTFLMPAPLDTIFLMLSGAILYSSMGVSVAYAQEVAPENRALVSSLMLGVVWFVGSMIAIGVGALGDIWGILTVLPITIVVFGGLGAVISFWLPKLDKN